From Echeneis naucrates chromosome 7, fEcheNa1.1, whole genome shotgun sequence, one genomic window encodes:
- the wnk3 gene encoding serine/threonine-protein kinase WNK1 isoform X2 gives MATDPGEPTGTEDSSEKPDGKREEDTEREGRADQQRERTHSTHSHLSSSQTQESRAQGGEDGGIRGGGGGGGGGGKASQEGEEAAVKPVSFSTPPLPVDTGQKRLRREKRFFRKSVEICEQDDDVEVTPEAPHSAPHLELHSSDSVFTSSAQQQGAASSCATLSHDPSCPSSSQEPGKDALSSTPTHRGKERDREQEEEAEMKAVATSPGGRFLKFDIELGRGAFKTVYKGLDTETWVEVAWCELQDRKLTKAEQQRFKEEAEMLKGLQHPNIVRFYDSWESVLRGKKCIVLVTELMTSGTLKTYLKRFKVMKPKVLRSWCRQILKGLHFLHTRAPPIVHRDLKCDNIFITGPTGSVKIGDLGLATLMRTSFAKSVIGTPEFMAPEMYEEHYDESVDVYAFGMCMLEMATSEYPYSECQNAAQIYRKVTSGIKPASFDKVNDPEIKEIIEGCIRQNKSQRLSIKDLLNHAFFVEDTGVRVELAEEDIGSQDCLALRIWVEEPKKLKGKHKDNEAIEFSYDLENDSAEEVALEMVKSGFFHESDAKVVGKSIRDRVNLIKKSRERRQQQLLQQHQGFDERRDSTVTSYTFSHPSCASSLGPGAAGQMAGGGPESEELPEVDQHVRQQHIISGTTLTLPEGESIGSASFESYASGQSQAYSRPGDSYAHAQTALPTASSGTGALAHPHMLPTGESGSIPAVPLGQSVSMSSMSIGHSGGGPVGQTFLQPGSMQVPQVSPSVPQQYFQSQTFPSDTFQMPTSHGSMAPSQSYINPVSPQAPINVLTTSMSGSDPPGLTGAIVPPGQQTQPTATPMQLTDIIHQAAPQQTQSVMIPQQTIIQQQQIGMDPQTSILQQQPQQQMEAQATVLEQQQQANAAQPSTEQQQQSLSATAHQKHQNEPQQQIYVQQSVPPVQPTPQQQVLPTQTSMEQRAMSLSQPGEPPQSYTQQPTGDLHERTTIQSQQLQQQLQQQQTLLQQQQQQQQQALLLEQHQMYVQQQLDQQQQALLQQQQQQQAQLQQHQLEQQQALMHKQLLDQQQQALMQQQQEHQQQPHSLVQQQQQQHQQQAPLQQQLEQQPQSQLYQNIGQHQAGTEKEAEKPQQQVVFQQQQLQQTQQQNEQQLQQQALFQQMDQQQQQVLIQQHLQQQAILQQQQLQQKAQLQLQQQEQQQLQLKQQIEKQQQALLQQQLEQQHQQQVLLQQQQAERLQQQALIQQQIQEQQHAAIFQLQQTEKQEAVPIPQSHSEQQIQHQPTDIQHVCIPPLNAAQFTPHTTLTQQQVIEQQQQVALIQQQNAFVAQPQLHTSVIEPHIPVGAPAGTEVIQHQTPNVPQAHVPTAIQSVQIPLQTSTVPAQVFTKQGQSEIHSQTQGQVPLQFMAPSTAQGAQALMEARVAPQAAMIQGQTQVTQTQQIPLQTSYPGPATPTQTCVTSQPLSQTQPLHQAITLSQQHGQATSVDIQMMGQQSQSAVQPSPAIASIANQIQHESCVQQNVQMPGLMQPQGQPPSQVHAQAMAGLLTPQYVAQITHPAMPSVQQDMTHIAQQQQEQQPALQYHQMIISPGSAGVGGKHDNLGSVVDPANFVATHLVQQPGQAYLPGQTVQAQQQPQGGTADPSVIKPISQPAMSQSAEQYQHFQKLSQVQQPLAPASAHAQLLAQPIATPIQQPLPGKKALIPLDESQQTPQCPPASHLVTHPPPQSNVADPQSQNKTLIHYSHLVAGTTPSPQHQPKQMMPAHTHTQTSIQAQKHSQTQTHIQPQAHSHTQTHTETPISEQAVLPNAVFPAPQIPLSPSHTSCPPTTLPCLPSHYPAATAVPELPTSSPVAQDGPYLSSTEHHSSSGSVPPNGDETQLLANGKLEKLKTQRRTSSQRPEKVSHQFQLSIIQVSGSGDNMVECQLETHSNKMVTFKFDIEGDAPEDIADYMVEEDFVLDMEKEKFVDELRAIVKKAHEILQTHLQTGSTDQLFVSTPTSTTDTVPHSSPVGRWRFFINQTIRHRDSLSNQGAGTPPPTTETRIPQSPQREKESEGSQNLESLTEIPPPSCPTLSTTCPAVSTASAPASMSCPATAAHASHTTASESISAPASTLEASAPAAASAGHELPVLVSASSDLISGAPSSIALTAVPNLPNMSTVPAVVSPTSTTNIPDSFTSPGTSGCSTSGQSIGDTAVSGPGSCVSVAEQSSTSFNSPPLTAAAASQIAMEQQKTLTQVAKAAPPQLQPQLQPALQPQVPTTQQQLQAMQLEQQAQQIQQTAPQQQHQVYQEQIQLQQTLQQSVQQLQQQQMLLKQIPLQQQLTEVQVLPQPSATEVLKQPGLQQQFLPAMPLQQTQQPILQQQTTETTQYTQQLLQQPQSQQIPQQVTAPLSAVVPQQQAHIDHQQQQQVNLQQAMQLQQQQIVQLQQQQQQLLMGAVALKSDQSQTLPMSISQQFLQQQAQLNVSPVPQQQIPQQTQPPAELSQQQIQSQKQLQHTEQSQEVVKTVDTPQRQQHISLQKQSSLQMSESEVSTGETSVTEDTGSYSAPFHPSSDSSLPPLHLGTAESSLPTLSHTMTPSPAQPSSVAESDSEGPPKIEFVDNRMKTLDEKLRNLLYQEYSSGAASAGGAASAPTSAASTSAGGEESSEPQSLHHLSFPPPASSSDTSPHSSSSTTSSTSSRSSSTSPDPERDGGQEDASSEVPSSAQLGPVEQQPGPSLPSTSVSSDPPNSAPPPSQDDSAGPKRPPVPGEPTILAVPPHSDTSTTGDVSWSPNQHPIPLRQGQQHHNAGGGYFGLNLTCPSIRNPVSKKSWTRKFKNWACKLRHSASLFKKPRVQQDGRSSSQAVQEEKESMPLNPPQSRKGRFQVTPVPQTSPPKDAPSGHGSTQRKVGRFSVTQAEMKKEDGQTGSSPVSPHFERERRRSRVKEGEKDESKRTPAMAHLSRAHGHNHSPPGSSDDDNESELEDEDLRRELHKLREKHIKEVVSLQAQQNRELQELYRQLRSLKDQRQSLPVCLSRTPPLPTAPPVLSPRRPRPAKIKLRPRPHSHMDNNGVSLSGIQQSSSFSGGEQTRLPVYYNTEQCPSLPAKRDHSPLRKSTFTDELHKLVDNWTKETLGPAPPKPSLNQIKQIQQVQELGGWSQPAEVAPPGWFPVAQLNPQASPTPASLSVAAPSQYTGGGSLTILPSPGPTPQTHIAQVPQKQQSLHLQQSLPLQQMAYQQIPQPRMQTPIQSQSLPQTQPITQLPHSPLQSQPLLPSQMPTSPVSTASSQLPGSDTTAPTDSTAATGGTFCSCSSSCSTCSSSCSTAALPSSAKIHPTSPTSTLPLGQK, from the exons GACCGCAAGCTGACCAAGGCAGAACAACAACGCTTCAAGGAGGAGGCTGAGATGCTGAAGGGGCTTCAACACCCCAACATCGTCCGCTTCTATGATTCCTGGGAATCTGTGCTCCGTGGCAAGAAGTGCATCGTTCTGGTTACTGAACTGATGACTTCAGGAACACTCAAAAC TTACCTAAAGCGCTTTAAGGTGATGAAACCCAAGGTCCTTAGGAGTTGGTGCAGGCAAATCCTGAAAGGCCTTCACTTCCTTCACACCAGGGCTCCTCCAATCGTCCACCGGGACCTTAAGTGTGACAATATCTTCATAACAGGCCCGACAGGATCAGTCAAAATAGGCGACCTCGGTCTTGCCACTCTGATGAGGACGTCTTTTGCCAAGAGTGTTATAG GAACGCCAGAGTTCATGGCTCCAGAGATGTACGAGGAGCATTATGATGAGTCTGTGGATGTTTATGCCTTTGGGATGTGCATGCTGGAGATGGCTACTTCAGAGTACCCCTACTCTGAGTGCCAAAATGCAGCTCAGATCTATCGCAAAGTCACGAGT gGTATCAAGCCAGCTAGTTTTGATAAAGTGAATGACCCAGAGATAAAAGAAATCATTGAAGGCTGCATTCGTCAGAACAAGAGCCAGAG ACTCTCCATCAAAGATCTCCTGAATCATGCATTCTTTGTTGAAGACACAGGGGTCCGAGTGGAGCTGGCAGAGGAAGACATAGGCAGCCAAGACTGTCTTGCACTCCGAATTTGGGTTGAAGAACCTAAGAAGCTGAAggggaaacacaaagacaatgagGCCATTGAGTTCAGCTACGATCTGGAGAATGATAGCGCTGAGGAGGTGGCTCTAGAGATG GTAAAGTCAGGTTTCTTCCACGAGAGTGATGCTAAGGTGGTGGGAAAATCCATCCGGGACCGAGTAAATCTGATCAAAAAGTCACGGGAGCGtcgacagcagcagctcctccaacaGCACCAGGGCTTTGATGAAAGAAGAGACTCCACAGTCACGTCTTATACGTTTTCTCATCCCTCCTGTGCCTCCTCATTGGGGCCAGGGGCAGCTGGACAGATGGCAGGAGGAGGGCcagagtctgaagagctgcctGAAGTGGACCAGCACGTCAGACAGCAGCATATTATCAGTGGGACAACTCTTACTTTGCCAG AAGGTGAGAGCATCGGGTCTGCCAGCTTTGAGTCTTATGCAAGTGGACAAAGCCAGGCCTACTCTCGGCCGGGGGACTCATACGCACACGCCCAGACAGCTCTCCCCACTGCGTCATCC GGCACTGGTGCATTGGCTCATCCTCACATGCTCCCCACTGGGGAAAGTGGAAGCATCCCAGCTGTGCCTCTTGGTCAGAGTGTTAGTATGTCCAGCATGTCCATAGGCCACAGTGGAGGAGGACCTGTTGGCCAGACATTTCTTCAGCCTGGTTCCATGCAGGTTCCACAGGTATCACCAAGTGTACCTCAACAATATTTTCAG TCACAAACATTCCCATCAGATACATTTCAAATGCCCACTTCCCATGGGTCAATGGCCCCCTCACAGTCATATATAAACCCTGTTTCCCCACAAGCACCCATTAATGTTCTAACTACATCCATGTCAGGCAGTGATCCTCCTGGACTAACAGGGGCCATTGTGCCCCCCGGTCAGCAGACTCAACCCACTGCCACTCCCATGCAGCTCACTGACATCATTCACCAGGCAGCACCCCAGCAAACACAGTCTGTCATGATCCCTCAGCAGACTATTatccaacaacaacagatcGGTATGGATCCCCAGACCTCcatcctccagcagcagccacaacagCAAATGGAGGCCCAGGCCACTGTGCttgaacaacaacagcaagctAATGCCGCTCAGCCatcaacagaacagcagcaacagagcCTTTCAGCTACAGCTCACCAGAAGCATCAAAATGAGCCTCAGCAGCAGATCTATGTGCAGCAGTCTGTTCCACCTGTCCAACCAACGCCTCAGCAGCAAGTGTTACCAACACAAACAAGTATGGAGCAGCGAGCTATGTCGTTGTCACAGCCAGGGGAGCCGCCTCAGTCTTacacacagcagccaacagGGGATCTTCACGAACGGACCACAATACAATCTCaacaactgcagcaacagcttcaGCAACAGCAGACTctgctacagcagcagcagcagcagcaacaacaagctTTACTGCTTGAGCAACATCAAATGTATGTCCAGCAGCAACTTGACCAGCAACAACaagcactgctccaacaacagcagcagcagcaggctcaaCTGCAACAGCACCAACTGGAACAGCAGCAAGCTCTTATGCACAAGCAATTGTTAGATCAACAACAGCAAGCTCTAATGCAGCAGCAACAAGAGCATCAACAGCAGCCACATAGTCttgtgcaacaacaacaacaacaacatcaacaacaagcACCTTTACAACAGCAATTAGAACAACAGCCACAGAGTCAGTTATATCAAAATATTGGACAACACCAAGCTGGGACagaaaaggaagcagagaaaCCGCAGCAGCAagttgtttttcagcagcaacaactgcagcagACTCAACAGCAAAATGAGCAACAGTTGCAGCAGCAAGCTTTATTCCAGCAAATGgatcaacagcagcaacaggtACTAATACAACAGCATTTACAACAGCAGGCTATtttacaacagcagcagctgcagcagaaagctCAGCTACAGCTGCAACAACAGGAGCAACAACAATTGCAGCTCAAGCAGCAGatagagaagcagcagcaggctctTTTGCAGCAACAGTTAGAACAACAGCATCAGCAACAGGTCCTGTTGCAACAGCAACAAGCAGAGAGATTACAGCAGCAGGCTCTGATACAGCAACAGATTCAGGAGCAGCAGCATGCCGCCAtctttcagctgcagcagactgaaaaacaagaaGCTGTCCCTATTCCACAAAGTCACAGCGAGCAACAGATTCAGCATCAACCAACGGATATTCAGCACGTCTGCATCCCACCGCTAAACGCTGCTCAATTTACACCTCACACCACTCTCACGCAGCAGCAGGTGATTGAGCAACAGCAGCAAGTTGCATTGATACAGCAGCAGAATGCATTTGTTGCCCAGCCGCAGCTCCACACTTCTGTAATCGAACCACATATCCCAGTTGGGGCTCCTGCTGGCACTGAGGTAATTCAGCACCAAACTCCAAATGTTCCGCAGGCCCATGTTCCCACAGCTATCCAGAGTGTGCAGATTCCTCTCCAGACGTCCACTGTCCCAGCTCAAGTTTTTACAAAGCAAGGACAAAGTGAAATTCATTCGCAGACCCAGGGCCAGGTCCCACTCCAATTTATGGCCCCATCCACAGCCCAAGGAGCTCAGGCCCTGATGGAAGCCCGTGTAGCACCTCAAGCAGCAATGATCCAGGGCCAGACTCAAGTCACCCAGACCCAGCAAATACCTTTGCAGACTAGCTACCCAGGACCTGCTACTCCCACACAGACCTGTGTGACTTCTCAGCCATTGAGCCAGACTCAGCCTCTACACCAAGCAATTACTCTGTCCCAGCAGCATGGCCAGGCGACGAGTGTTGACATCCAGATGATGGGCCAACAAAGTCAATCTGCTGTCCAGCCTTCACCTGCTATTGCGTCAATTGCAAATCAAATTCAACATGAGTCATGTGTTcaacaaaatgttcaaatgcCTGGGCTTATGCAACCTCAAGGACAACCACCGAGCCAGGTGCATGCTCAGGCCATGGCTGGCCTTTTGACCCCTCAGTATGTTGCTCAGATTACACACCCAGCTATGCCATCTGTACAACAGGATATGACCCATattgcacaacagcagcaggaacagcagCCAGCACTACAGTATCATCAGATGATTATTTCTCCTGGGTCGGCCGGTGTTGGAGGGAAACATGATAATCTCGGTTCTGTAGTTGACCCTGCAAACTTTGTTGCCACTCATCTTGTGCAACAACCTGGGCAAGCTTATCTTCCAGGCCAAACTGTTCAGGCCCAACAGCAACCCCAAGGAGGCACTGCTGACCCATCAGTCATTAAGCCCATCTCCCAGCCtgcaatgtctcagtctgcAGAGCAATACCAGCATTTTCAGAAGCTTTCTCAAGTGCAGCAACCACTCGCTCCAGCTTCTGCACATGCTCAGTTACTGGCCCAACCCATTGCAACTCCTATCCAGCAACCACTTCCTGGAAAGAAGGCTTTGATACCCCTTGATGAGAGTCAGCAAACTCCACAGTGTCCACCTGCTTCACATCTGGTAACCCACCCTCCTCCACAGAGTAATGTGGCTGACCCTCAGTCCCAGAACAAGACCCTTATCCACTATAGTCATCTGGTGGCAGGCACCACTCCATCGCCGCAGCACCAGCCCAAGCAGATGATgccagcccacacacacacacaaaccagcatCCAGGCCCAAAAACActcgcaaacacaaacacacattcagccaCAGGCCCATTCTCatactcagacacacactgagacaccgATTTCTGAACAGGCTGTTCTTCCCAATGCTGTCTTTCCTGCACCACAAATTCCCCTCAGCCCCTCTCATACCTCATGTCCCCCAACAACTCTACCATGTCTGCCATCCCACTACCCTGCTGCTACTGCTGTTCCAGAGCTGCCTACATCATCACCAGTGGCTCAG GATGGCCCATACTTGTCAAGTACCGAGCATCATTCTTCATCAGG GTCTGTTCCACCTAATGGAGACGAAACTCAGCTCTTGGCCAATGGAAAAttagaaaaactaaaaactcaaAGAAGAACTTCTTCTCAGAGGCCTGAAAAAGTTTCACATCAGTTTCAACTGAGCATAATTCAG GTGTCCGGCAGTGGAGACAATATGGTGGAATGCCAGCTGGAGACACATAGCAACAAGATGGTGACGTTTAAATTTGACATTGAAGGAGATGCACCTGAGGATATAGCAGATTACATG GTTGAGGAGGACTTTGTCCTTGATATGGAGAAGGAGAAATTTGTTGACGAGCTTCGAGCAATAGTTAAGAAAGCCCATGAAATTCTTCAAACCCATTTACAG ACTGGCTCGACTGACCAACTATTTGTGAGCACTCCTACTAGCACAACtg ACACAGTGCCTCATTCCTCCCCAGTGGGACGTTGGCGCTTTTTCATCAACCAGACGATCCGCCATAGAGATTCTCTTTCCAATCAGGGAGCAGGCACACCACCACCGACCACAGAAACAAGGATTCCTCAGTCTCCTCAGCGAGAGAAAG AAAGTGAAGGATCCCAGAATCTGGAGTCCTTGACTGAAataccccccccctcctgtccCACCCTTTCTACCACCTGTCCTGCAGTCTCTACTGCCTCAGCCCCTGCCTCCATGTCTTGCCCAGCCACTGCTGCCCATGCCTCTCACACCACTGCCTCTGAAAGCATCTCTGCACCAGCCTCTACCCTCGAAGCCTCTGcccctgcagctgcttcagctgGTCATGAACTCCCAGTCCTGGTTTCAGCTTCGTCCGACTTAATTTCTGGTGCTCCTTCCTCCATAGCACTGACTGCTGTTCCTAACCTCCCCAACATGTCCACCGTCCCTGCTGTTGTATCTCCCACATCCACCACCAATATTCCTGATAGTTTCACTTCTCCTGGAACAAGTGGTTGCTCCACTTCAGGTCAAAGTATTGGGGATACAGCTGTAAGTGGCCCAggttcatgtgtgtctgtggcagaGCAGTCCTCAACCTCTTTTAATTCACCGCCCCTGACTGCTGCAGCCGCAAGTCAAATTGCCATGGAGCAGCAGAAGACCCTTACCCAGGTGGCCAAAGCAGCTCCACCACAACTGCAACCACAGCTGCAGCCTGCGTTACAGCCCCAGGTACCAACAACCCAACAGCAACTGCAGGCAATGCAGCTAGAGCAGCAGGCACAGCAGATACAGCAGACAGcaccacaacagcagcatcaagtGTACCAGGAACAAATCCAGCTGCAACAAACTCTGCAGCAGTCTGTCCAGCAGTTACAGCAACAGCAAATGTTACTGAAACAAATACCACTTCAACAACAGCTGACTGAGGTTCAGGTGCTGCCTCAGCCAAGTGCTACAGAAGTGTTAAAACAGCCTGGGCTTCAGCAGCAGTTCCTGCCAGCAATGCCCTTACAGCAGACCCAACAACCCATCCTTCAGCagcaaacaacagaaacaacacagtACACCCAACAGTTGCTGCAGCAACCGCAATCACAACAAATACCACAGCAGGTTACAGCACCACTATCTGCTGTAGTGCCACAACAGCAGGCTCATATAGAtcatcaacagcagcaacaagtAAACCTACAGCAGGCAATGCAATTACAGCAACAGCAAATAgtgcagctacagcagcagcaacagcagctgttaATGGGTGCTGTGGCTTTAAAATCAGACCAAAGCCAAACGTTGCCAATGTCAATTAGTCAACAGTTTCTTCAACAACAGGCACAGTTAAATGTTAGTCCTGTGCCACAGCAACAAAttccacaacaaacacaaccccCTGCTGAGCTGTCACAACAACAGATACAGTCACAGAAACAGCTCCAACACACTGAGCAGTCGCAAGAGGTTGTCAAAACCGTGGACACACCCCAAAGACAACAGCATATTTCATTGCAGAAGCAGTCTTCTTTGCAAATGTCAGAGTCAGAGGTGTCAACAGGAGAGACAAGTGTCACAGAGGACACAGGCAGCTACTCTGCCCCCTTTCACCCTTCTTCTgattcttctcttcctcctctccacctggGCACAGCAGAATCCTCCTTACCCACCCTCTCTCACACAATGACCCCATCCCCTGCTCAACCTTCCTCTGTGGCAGAGTCAGACAGCGAAGGCCCCCCCAAAATTGAATTTGTAGACAACCGGATGAAGACGTTGGATGAAAAGCTGAGGAACCTGTTGTATCAGGAGTACAGCAGTGGGGCTGCATCGGCTGGAGGAGCTGCCTCTGCTCCCACTTCAGCTGCCTCTACatcagcaggaggagaggagtcaTCTGAGCCACAGTCACTTCACCACTTGTCTTTCCCCCCACCTGCATCTTCCTCAGATACTTCCCCCCACTCCTCGTCCTCCACCACCTCTTCCACCTCATCCcgttcctcctccacctcccctgACCCAGAGCGGGATGGAGGGCAAGAGGACGCTTCCTCCGAAGTGCCCAGCTCTGCACAGCTGGGTCCAGTGGAGCAGCAGCCCGGCCCATCACTCCCTTCCACCTCTGTCTCATCAGACCCACCTAACTCTGCCCCTCCGCCCAGTCAGGATGACTCTGCTGGGCCCAAGCGGCCACCAGTGCCAGGAGAACCAACCATTCTT GCTGTACCCCCACACTCTGACACCAGTACCACTGGAGACGTGTCGTGGTCCCCCAATCAGCATCCGATCCCCCTCCGGCAAGGACAGCAGCATCACAATGCAGGAGGTGGATATTTTGGCCTAAACCTGACATGTCCTAGTATCAGAAATCCTGTTAGCAAGAAATCCTGGACTCGCAAATTCAAAAACTGGGCGTGCAAACTGCGCCACTCCGCCAGCTTGTTCAAGAAACCCAGAGTCCAGCAAG ATGGTCGTTCCAGCAGTCAGGCAGTTCAAGAAGAAAAGGAGTCGATGCCTCTAAATCCACCTCAGTCACGCAAAGGACGATTCCAG GTGACTCCAGTCCCCCAGACCTCTCCCCCAAAGGATGCCCCATCAGGCCATGGTAGCACTCAAAGGAAAGTGGGACGGTTCTCTGTAACCCAGGCAGAGATGAAAAAAGAGGATGGACAGACTGGCAGCTCCCCGGTGTCTCCTCATTtcgagagagagaggaggagatctCGAGTGAAGGAAGGGGAAAAAGATGAAAGTAAGAGGACCCCAGCAATGGCCCATCTATCACGAGCTCATGGACACAACCACTCACCTCCAGGCagcagtgatgatgataatgagagTGAGTTGGAGGATGAAGACCTGAGAAGAGAGCTACACAAGCTCAGAGAAAA GCACATCAAAGAGGTGGTATCACTTCAGGCCCAGCAGAACAGAGAGCTGCAGGAATTGTACAGGCAGCTTCGCTCCCTCAAAGACCAAAGACAgagtctgcctgtctgcctttCCCGAACTCCTCCGCTTCCCACAGcgcctcctgtcctctctcctcgCAGGCCACGGCCAGCCAAAATCAAACTGCGGCCGAGGCCTCACTCTCATATGGATAACAACGGAGTTAGCCTTtctg GGATTCAGCAGTCAAGTAGTTTCTCAGGGGGTGAACAGACTAGACTGCCCGTATACTACAACACAGAGCAATGCCCATCACTGCCTGCTAAAAGAG ATCACAGTCCTCtgagaaaaagcacatttaCCGATGAACTGCACAAACTTGTTGATAATTGGACAAAGGAGACGTTGGGCCCTGCTCCGCCCAAGCCTTCACTGAATCAGATCAAACAAATTCAGCAAGTGCAGGAGTTGGGAGGTTGGAGCCAACCGGCTGAG GTGGCGCCACCAGGTTGGTTTCCAGTGGCACAGCTTAACCCGCAGGCATCCCCGACCCCTGCCAGCCTCTCTGTGGCAGCCCCTTCCCAATATACAGGTGGAGGAAGTCTGACCATCCTGCCCTCTCCAGGACCCACACCACAGACGCACATAGCTCAGGTGCCACAGAAACAGCAAAGTTTACATCTTCAGCAGTCTCTACCCCTCCAGCAGATGGCCTATCAGCAGATACCCCAGCCCCGGATGCAAACTCCCATACAGTCTCAGTCACTACCACAAACACAGCCCATTACCCAGCTGCCCCATTCGCCACTTCAAAGCCAACCACTGCTACCTTCCCAAATGCCGACATCTCCAGTGTCCACGGCCTCGTCTCAGCTGCCCGGCAGTGACACCACTGCACCCACAGATAGTACTGCTGCTACTGGGGGGACATtttgctcctgctcctcctcctgctccacctgctcctcctcttgctctacTGCTGCTCTACCTTCCAGTGCCAAAATTCACCCAACAAGCCCCACCTCAACTCTTCCTCTGGGACAGAAATGA